From the Terriglobia bacterium genome, one window contains:
- a CDS encoding ROK family protein — MVRSPVEIDSDDAFARSEGRGPLRPTHLRRANAAAVLGLLRAQGPCSRADLVRSSGLSAPTISSAIDYLRRKRLVETLGAGVSSGGRPPGLLRFNGGFGCVAGADIGGSAVRVGLADLNGTVMGRWAASTRGNGTPERIAAMVATGVRELLRQQKLSRSRLLTIAAGAPGITDVEAGIVLSAPHLAQWQNVPLRQLLEDKLGVAAAIENDVNLGALGESWCGAARGVRNFVFLAIGTGIGAGIFVDGRLHHGDDWAAGEVGSMHVPGTPDGVLRFNRPGPLESVIGGAAIERAWRRMTHSGNGSRRAQATQVFEYAKAGHPAARRLLQEAARMVSNTVLNVSLVLNSSLVVLGGGIGTSPPFFEAIRRLLERNEFARPRLALSALGKDAQLFGAVRLALDHAEARLLGAGA; from the coding sequence TTGGTCCGCTCTCCAGTTGAAATCGATTCCGACGATGCTTTCGCACGCTCGGAAGGCAGAGGACCGCTGCGTCCGACGCATTTGCGGCGGGCAAATGCCGCAGCGGTGCTGGGTCTCTTGCGGGCGCAGGGCCCGTGCTCGCGCGCCGACCTGGTGCGATCGAGCGGGCTGAGTGCGCCCACCATATCGAGCGCGATTGACTACCTGCGGCGCAAGCGGCTGGTGGAGACGCTGGGGGCGGGCGTGTCCAGCGGCGGACGGCCCCCCGGCCTGCTGCGTTTCAATGGGGGATTCGGGTGCGTAGCCGGCGCCGACATTGGCGGATCGGCGGTGCGGGTGGGGTTGGCCGATCTGAACGGCACGGTCATGGGACGCTGGGCAGCCAGCACGCGGGGCAACGGAACTCCGGAGCGCATAGCGGCGATGGTGGCCACGGGGGTTCGCGAACTGTTGCGCCAGCAAAAGCTGTCGCGCTCGCGCCTGCTCACGATCGCTGCCGGCGCCCCCGGCATCACGGACGTGGAGGCGGGCATCGTGCTCTCCGCGCCTCATCTGGCGCAATGGCAGAATGTTCCCCTTCGTCAACTGCTGGAGGACAAGCTGGGCGTTGCCGCAGCCATCGAGAACGACGTCAATCTTGGCGCCTTGGGCGAAAGCTGGTGCGGCGCTGCCCGGGGGGTCAGGAATTTCGTTTTCCTGGCCATCGGCACGGGCATTGGAGCCGGCATTTTTGTGGATGGACGGCTGCATCATGGTGACGACTGGGCGGCGGGGGAAGTGGGATCCATGCATGTGCCGGGCACTCCGGATGGCGTGCTGCGGTTCAACCGGCCGGGCCCGCTGGAAAGCGTGATCGGAGGCGCGGCGATCGAGCGCGCCTGGCGGCGGATGACTCATTCCGGCAACGGCTCTCGGCGCGCCCAGGCGACGCAGGTTTTCGAATACGCCAAGGCGGGACATCCCGCAGCGCGCCGCTTGTTGCAGGAAGCCGCGCGCATGGTAAGCAACACCGTCCTTAACGTCTCGCTGGTGCTGAATTCCTCTTTGGTCGTGCTGGGCGGCGGCATCGGTACCAGCCCGCCGTTCTTCGAGGCGATCCGCCGTCTTCTCGAGCGCAACGAATTTGCCCGCCCTCGCTTGGCTCTGAGCGCACTCGGCAAGGACGCCCAGCTTTTCGGCGCCGTCCGCCTGGCGCTCGATCATGCCGAAGCCCGGTTGCTGGGCGCCGGCGCTTGA
- a CDS encoding carboxypeptidase-like regulatory domain-containing protein, with the protein MARRNSIRGRGLIVSLFVCLTMASLVSVAAWGQSQAINGTIRGRVSDPTGAAIAEAAVSVANRSTGFSRSGSTNSEGYYVFPNLPLGEYEVTVQKTGFASLKHSNVVLEAGKEAVIDAQLKVGQVETAVEVTGGCFSRGSADTRIPNWAFRAPSTPTA; encoded by the coding sequence ATGGCACGCCGCAATTCTATTCGTGGGCGCGGTTTGATCGTGTCCTTGTTCGTGTGCCTCACCATGGCGAGCTTGGTATCGGTTGCCGCGTGGGGACAATCGCAGGCTATCAACGGCACCATCCGCGGCCGGGTTTCGGACCCCACCGGCGCCGCGATTGCGGAAGCCGCGGTCAGCGTCGCCAACCGGTCCACCGGCTTCTCCCGGTCCGGCAGCACCAACTCCGAGGGCTATTACGTCTTTCCTAATCTGCCGCTGGGCGAGTATGAGGTCACGGTCCAGAAGACCGGTTTTGCGTCGCTCAAGCACTCCAACGTCGTGCTCGAGGCCGGGAAGGAAGCGGTAATCGACGCGCAGTTAAAAGTAGGCCAGGTGGAAACGGCGGTGGAGGTGACCGGCGGCTGTTTCAGCCGGGGGTCAGCGGACACCCGAATCCCGAACTGGGCATTCCGCGCACCATCAACACCAACGGCCTGA
- a CDS encoding TonB-dependent receptor, giving the protein MDRINYQMDGMVDTQSDRYGLRLFPISDTYVREVQTVANSFAPEFGGTSGNIFNVITNSGTNTFHGMFNWIRRSVDATARPILLSPTAAKPELKLQDFAMNAGAPIVKDKLFVFGSYEHLTRGVPTPITISSANATALGLSSSLLGSAPGVLHGQFVDARVDWNISTRNQAFLRYNYFRNQFPINTNSNGISAGLSALDAWSDFRDRAHVIGMQLVSTISTNLLNEFRFSWPYRQNTHFNGAQNGPGPVILISGIAAFNGTNAAGDRFAEKIPNANENLTWIRGRHTFKAGFNISDIIDLQRSVSFNQYTFPSVDAYLAAKNGSNPFAYTTFSTQSDPTGLHYRSLFWGLYAQDTWQVTPNLVLIYGLRYDRFQPPEANPNAPFLLSRKFTTPNGNVAPRLGFSYRINDKTVLRASGGLFFDAPPTNIWFNTLNLDGSNRIGSASVSGCRGVAACTPPAGAPAFPAIAALTPPAQDVTTVTPDYKNAYTVNASLQISRELSRNDVVSLGYVLTAGRHLAFLRNMNLINPIGTLGDGRPIFASTVSAATRLYPQFNNITLQDVGANSSYNALLLTWNHRLSRGLQVSASYTWSHTISDAPEANSFEQNLPIEDTTNRRRDRGNSSVDRPHALTVSAVLEPQPKLENRVLNKLLNDNMFAILGNFSSGDTQNIVANSTLNGDSTTGSVTRPLFVGRNTARTPNIYQVDLRYTRTIARLWERVTPQFLVEANNLFNHPNVTSISTTAAVNASGVITTPPTFRPTGTVLEGRIVQFGLGLRW; this is encoded by the coding sequence ATGGACCGGATCAACTACCAGATGGACGGCATGGTGGACACGCAGAGCGACCGCTATGGCCTGCGCCTGTTTCCCATCTCGGACACGTATGTCCGCGAGGTACAGACGGTGGCCAACAGCTTCGCGCCCGAGTTTGGCGGCACCTCGGGCAACATCTTCAACGTGATCACCAACTCCGGCACCAACACCTTTCACGGCATGTTCAACTGGATCCGGCGCTCCGTGGACGCTACCGCCCGCCCCATCTTGCTCTCGCCGACAGCAGCGAAGCCGGAACTGAAGCTGCAAGACTTCGCCATGAATGCGGGTGCGCCCATCGTCAAGGACAAGTTGTTCGTCTTTGGCTCCTACGAGCACCTGACGCGCGGCGTGCCCACTCCGATCACTATCAGCTCCGCCAATGCCACTGCGCTGGGCCTCAGTAGTAGTCTGCTGGGGAGCGCGCCGGGCGTCCTGCACGGGCAATTTGTCGATGCGCGTGTGGACTGGAACATCTCCACGCGCAACCAAGCCTTCCTGCGCTACAACTATTTCCGCAATCAATTCCCCATCAACACCAATAGCAACGGCATCTCCGCAGGCCTCAGCGCGCTGGACGCCTGGAGCGACTTTCGTGACCGTGCGCATGTCATTGGCATGCAACTGGTGAGTACCATCTCCACCAACCTGCTGAACGAGTTCCGCTTCTCCTGGCCCTACCGCCAGAACACGCACTTCAATGGCGCGCAGAACGGTCCCGGGCCGGTCATCTTGATCTCTGGCATTGCCGCCTTCAACGGCACCAACGCCGCCGGCGACCGTTTTGCGGAAAAGATCCCCAACGCGAACGAGAACCTGACGTGGATTCGTGGAAGACACACCTTCAAGGCGGGCTTCAACATCTCCGATATCATTGACCTGCAACGCTCTGTCAGCTTCAATCAATACACCTTCCCCAGCGTAGACGCATACCTGGCCGCGAAGAATGGCAGCAACCCGTTCGCTTACACGACCTTCAGCACCCAGTCCGACCCCACTGGCCTGCACTACCGCTCTCTATTCTGGGGTCTCTACGCGCAGGACACCTGGCAGGTGACACCCAACCTGGTGCTGATCTACGGCTTGCGTTACGACCGCTTCCAACCGCCCGAGGCCAACCCCAACGCTCCCTTCCTCTTATCGCGCAAGTTCACCACCCCCAACGGAAACGTGGCGCCGCGTCTTGGCTTCTCCTATCGGATTAACGACAAGACCGTGCTGCGGGCCTCCGGCGGCCTCTTCTTCGACGCACCTCCGACCAATATCTGGTTCAACACCTTGAACCTGGACGGCTCGAACCGAATCGGCAGCGCTTCCGTCAGCGGCTGCAGAGGTGTCGCAGCTTGCACGCCGCCGGCCGGTGCGCCCGCCTTTCCTGCGATCGCCGCGCTTACTCCGCCGGCACAGGACGTAACCACGGTCACGCCGGATTATAAGAACGCCTACACCGTGAATGCCAGCCTGCAGATCTCCCGCGAACTCAGCCGGAACGATGTGGTCTCGCTAGGCTACGTGTTGACCGCCGGGCGGCATCTGGCCTTTTTGCGCAACATGAACCTGATCAATCCCATCGGAACGCTGGGCGACGGACGACCTATCTTCGCTTCCACCGTCAGCGCCGCCACCCGGCTGTACCCTCAGTTCAACAACATTACTTTGCAGGACGTCGGCGCCAATTCCAGCTACAATGCCCTGCTCTTGACCTGGAATCATCGCCTGTCGCGGGGCTTGCAGGTAAGCGCTTCTTACACGTGGTCCCACACCATTAGCGATGCGCCCGAAGCCAACAGCTTCGAGCAAAACCTGCCGATCGAGGACACGACCAACCGCCGGCGCGATCGCGGCAACAGCAGCGTGGACCGGCCCCATGCCCTGACTGTGAGCGCCGTGCTCGAGCCCCAGCCCAAGCTGGAGAATCGTGTGCTGAACAAGCTGCTCAACGACAACATGTTCGCCATCCTGGGCAACTTCTCCTCCGGCGATACGCAGAACATCGTGGCCAACAGCACCTTAAACGGCGACTCGACCACCGGCTCCGTAACCAGGCCCCTGTTTGTGGGCCGCAACACCGCCCGCACTCCCAACATCTACCAGGTGGACTTGCGCTACACCCGGACCATCGCGCGCCTGTGGGAGCGCGTGACACCACAGTTCCTGGTGGAAGCTAACAACCTGTTCAACCATCCCAACGTAACCTCCATCAGCACCACGGCCGCTGTGAACGCAAGCGGTGTGATTACCACGCCTCCGACCTTCCGGCCGACCGGCACCGTGCTCGAGGGTCGCATTGTGCAGTTCGGATTAGGACTCCGCTGGTAG
- the argH gene encoding argininosuccinate lyase produces the protein MKAPKPLSEAPFPAPVYAETVLAVNFEDAKRYFLEALLEIHYAHTLMLARQDIISASDAQACLRGLDQLNRGEIAAAVYDGRCEDLFFYLEDQLAADCGADVAGRMHTARSRNDIDLTLYRMTVRREVLKMAGAVAAAREQLLQLAAAHLETVMPGYTHTQPAQPTTLAHYLMAAVEFLGRDFQRLQPAFATVNRSPLGACAITTTGFAIDRDYTARLLGFEGLQVNSYGAIAAIDYLTESASTVAVAMVNLGKLVQDLLLWCTKEFGFLKLRDAYVQASSIMPQKRNPVSLEHTRILASKALGQAQAILTAAHNTPFGDIVDSEDDLQPLAFSMFADAERALRLFAGVMANTEVDRERLTRLANGSFLTVTELADTLVRRENLSFRAAHRLVSEAVRAVGPAYSAERMVDEVERLAPTMIGRALTVARRELERALDADNFVRVRTIVGGPAPSAVSTEIDAARREQARFSEWLQEKQRLLHRYPELLHEAASALVK, from the coding sequence ATGAAGGCTCCGAAGCCACTGTCGGAGGCGCCCTTCCCGGCGCCCGTTTATGCCGAAACCGTGCTGGCGGTCAATTTCGAGGATGCCAAGCGCTACTTCCTCGAAGCCCTGCTCGAAATCCATTATGCCCACACGTTGATGCTGGCGCGGCAAGACATCATCAGCGCGTCCGATGCGCAAGCCTGCCTTCGGGGTCTCGACCAACTGAACCGCGGCGAGATCGCAGCCGCCGTCTATGACGGCAGATGCGAGGACCTGTTCTTCTACCTGGAGGATCAATTGGCGGCCGACTGCGGGGCAGATGTCGCCGGCCGGATGCACACGGCGCGCAGCCGCAACGACATCGACCTGACGCTTTATCGCATGACGGTGCGCCGCGAAGTGCTGAAGATGGCCGGGGCGGTCGCCGCGGCACGGGAACAGTTATTGCAACTGGCTGCGGCACATCTCGAAACCGTGATGCCCGGCTATACCCATACCCAGCCGGCGCAACCCACCACGTTGGCCCATTACCTGATGGCCGCCGTCGAATTCCTGGGGCGCGATTTCCAGCGTCTGCAGCCGGCGTTTGCTACCGTCAACCGCAGTCCGCTGGGCGCCTGTGCGATCACCACGACCGGCTTCGCCATCGATCGCGACTATACCGCGCGCCTGCTCGGCTTTGAAGGGCTGCAGGTCAATTCCTACGGCGCGATTGCCGCCATCGATTACCTCACCGAGTCGGCCTCAACGGTGGCCGTTGCCATGGTGAACCTTGGCAAGCTGGTGCAGGACCTGCTGCTGTGGTGCACCAAGGAATTTGGATTCCTGAAGCTGCGCGATGCGTACGTGCAGGCCAGCAGCATCATGCCGCAGAAGCGCAATCCGGTTTCGCTGGAGCACACCCGCATCCTGGCCAGCAAGGCACTGGGGCAGGCGCAAGCCATCCTCACGGCGGCGCACAACACTCCGTTCGGCGACATCGTGGACAGCGAAGACGATCTGCAGCCGCTGGCGTTCTCCATGTTTGCCGACGCCGAGCGCGCCCTGCGCTTGTTTGCCGGGGTGATGGCCAACACGGAGGTAGATCGCGAACGGCTGACGCGCCTGGCGAACGGCAGCTTCCTCACGGTTACGGAACTGGCGGACACGCTGGTGCGGCGCGAGAATCTGAGCTTCCGTGCCGCGCACCGCCTGGTCTCGGAGGCGGTGCGGGCGGTCGGACCGGCTTATTCAGCGGAGCGCATGGTCGATGAAGTGGAGCGCCTGGCACCGACTATGATCGGCCGCGCGCTTACGGTTGCGCGCCGGGAACTGGAACGCGCACTCGACGCCGACAACTTCGTGCGCGTACGAACCATCGTGGGCGGGCCCGCGCCGTCAGCGGTCAGCACGGAAATTGACGCGGCGCGGCGCGAGCAAGCGCGATTTTCAGAATGGCTGCAAGAAAAGCAGCGTTTGCTGCATCGTTACCCCGAACTGCTCCATGAAGCCGCCAGCGCGCTGGTAAAGTAA
- a CDS encoding APC family permease, producing the protein MCPRPESVPAQNAASGSPQLLRGMGLGGAIAINMIDMIGVGPLITLPLIVAAMGGPQAMLGWIVGAILALCDGLVWAELGAAMPQAGGSYYFLKEIYGANKLGRLVSFLFIWQLSFSAPLSIASGCIGLGQYAGYLWPSLRSNLAQGNFHVPVPLIGRIEAHTTVSPGTFVAISAVVLAVFLLYRNIATISRLSKFLWAGVIVTIGWIIFAGITHFNAARAFSFPPGAFHLSGEFFTGLGAAMLIATYDYWGYYNVCFLGGEVKDPARNIPRTILWSIAAVAFIYILMNISVLGVMPWQELKDTAGTDTHFVISVFMQRLYGHWAGVLVTLLIMWTAFGSVFSLLLGYSRVPYAAALDGNYFSVFARVHPRHRFPYVSLLALGAVAIAFCFLSLADVIAALVVIRILLQFLLQQVGVIVLRRRRPDLARPFRMWLYPLPVLFASLGFIYILVARSNFMREIRYAAVLLVLGIAVYLIRAASRGEWPLQKKA; encoded by the coding sequence ATGTGTCCCCGCCCCGAATCCGTCCCAGCACAGAATGCGGCGTCCGGCTCTCCGCAATTGCTGCGCGGCATGGGCCTGGGCGGCGCCATCGCCATCAACATGATCGACATGATCGGCGTTGGCCCGCTGATCACGCTGCCGCTGATCGTGGCGGCGATGGGCGGCCCGCAAGCCATGCTGGGCTGGATCGTGGGCGCAATTCTCGCGCTGTGCGACGGCCTGGTTTGGGCGGAATTGGGCGCCGCGATGCCGCAGGCGGGTGGGTCGTACTATTTCTTGAAAGAGATCTATGGCGCAAACAAGCTGGGCCGGCTGGTTTCATTCCTGTTCATCTGGCAGTTGAGCTTCAGCGCGCCGCTTTCGATAGCGTCCGGTTGTATTGGGCTGGGGCAATACGCCGGTTACCTCTGGCCGAGCTTGCGCAGCAACCTTGCCCAGGGAAACTTCCATGTGCCGGTGCCGCTGATCGGCAGGATCGAGGCCCACACGACGGTGTCGCCAGGCACGTTTGTCGCAATCTCTGCCGTGGTGTTGGCCGTGTTCCTGCTGTACCGCAACATCGCCACCATCAGCCGCCTGTCGAAGTTCCTCTGGGCCGGGGTCATTGTCACGATTGGCTGGATTATCTTCGCGGGGATCACCCACTTTAATGCCGCGCGCGCGTTCAGCTTCCCTCCGGGCGCATTTCATCTCTCGGGAGAATTCTTCACCGGCCTGGGCGCCGCCATGCTGATCGCGACGTACGATTATTGGGGCTACTACAACGTCTGTTTCTTGGGCGGTGAGGTCAAAGATCCGGCACGCAACATTCCGCGCACCATCCTGTGGTCGATCGCCGCCGTGGCTTTCATTTACATCCTGATGAACATCAGCGTGCTGGGCGTGATGCCGTGGCAAGAGCTGAAAGATACCGCCGGAACGGACACGCATTTCGTGATCTCGGTTTTCATGCAGCGGCTGTATGGACACTGGGCGGGAGTGTTGGTGACGCTGCTGATCATGTGGACGGCGTTCGGTTCGGTGTTTTCGCTGCTGCTGGGCTATTCCCGCGTGCCCTATGCCGCCGCCCTCGACGGCAACTACTTCTCGGTGTTCGCGCGCGTACACCCGAGGCATCGTTTTCCCTATGTCTCGCTGCTAGCGCTGGGCGCGGTTGCGATCGCCTTCTGCTTTCTCAGCCTGGCCGATGTTATCGCCGCGCTGGTCGTCATCCGGATCCTGCTGCAATTTCTGTTGCAGCAGGTGGGAGTGATCGTGCTGCGGCGCCGCCGTCCCGATCTGGCTCGACCGTTCCGCATGTGGCTGTACCCGCTTCCGGTTTTGTTCGCCAGCCTGGGATTTATCTACATTCTTGTGGCCCGCTCTAACTTCATGCGCGAGATCCGCTATGCCGCCGTACTGCTGGTGCTTGGCATCGCGGTGTACTTGATACGCGCCGCCAGCCGCGGCGAGTGGCCGTTGCAGAAGAAGGCCTAG
- a CDS encoding 4Fe-4S dicluster domain-containing protein, with the protein MVPDELKHEPRSKGLTTARKKKPKELAVITECCTGCAGSPACVEYCPVEDCMFWVPDEDHPPFGRIQVDPLLCIGCKKCTSKGPDGCFLDGCPWDAIVMVDTPEVEKEVGVMPY; encoded by the coding sequence ATGGTCCCCGACGAACTCAAGCACGAGCCGCGTTCCAAGGGCCTCACTACCGCGCGCAAGAAGAAGCCCAAAGAGCTGGCGGTGATCACCGAATGTTGCACCGGATGCGCCGGCTCGCCTGCCTGCGTCGAGTATTGTCCGGTGGAAGACTGCATGTTCTGGGTCCCCGACGAAGATCATCCGCCCTTCGGCCGCATCCAGGTGGATCCGCTGCTCTGCATCGGCTGCAAGAAGTGCACCAGCAAGGGCCCCGACGGCTGTTTCCTCGACGGCTGTCCTTGGGACGCCATCGTCATGGTGGACACCCCCGAGGTTGAAAAAGAAGTCGGCGTCATGCCCTACTGA